From one Verrucomicrobiota bacterium genomic stretch:
- a CDS encoding GspE/PulE family protein, translating into MVTRVKILANLKIDEKRVPQDGRFSLVYKDQKWDIRVSIIPGYFGECMVLRLLNVGSEKISLQGLGARTQDVQLLTQLTAVPNGMIVVAGPTGSGKSTTLYAIIRQIASPERKVITVEDPVEYQLPGISQVAVNEAIGMTFATALRSLLRQAPNIILVGEIRDRETAEIAVRAALTGHLVLTTVHAKNTINVITRFFDFDIPPYLIAATLRAVLSQRLVRTLCPHCLQIKSFDPKIFSTIAPEVVLPPFNKIRVGESVGCNQCSHTGYKGRRAIMEILPISENIRKMIDQRCSEDEIRQQAQNEGMETLRDIAIQHYLGGTLGEEALRSLLAEVA; encoded by the coding sequence ATGGTCACGCGCGTTAAAATCTTAGCAAATCTCAAAATTGATGAAAAACGGGTACCACAGGACGGCCGATTTTCCCTCGTCTACAAAGATCAAAAGTGGGATATTCGCGTTTCCATTATTCCAGGGTATTTCGGTGAATGCATGGTATTGCGCCTACTCAATGTCGGATCGGAAAAGATTTCACTTCAAGGACTTGGCGCCCGCACCCAAGATGTCCAATTACTGACACAGCTTACCGCGGTCCCAAATGGAATGATCGTCGTCGCGGGCCCTACAGGATCGGGGAAATCGACAACGCTCTACGCCATCATTCGCCAAATTGCGTCTCCGGAACGCAAGGTGATCACCGTAGAGGATCCTGTGGAATACCAATTGCCCGGCATTAGTCAGGTCGCGGTCAATGAAGCCATTGGAATGACATTCGCCACCGCTCTTCGTTCGCTCCTTCGGCAAGCTCCCAATATCATTTTAGTTGGCGAAATCCGCGATCGCGAAACCGCCGAAATCGCGGTACGTGCCGCACTCACCGGACATCTCGTTCTAACTACTGTACATGCGAAAAACACCATCAACGTCATTACGCGATTTTTCGACTTCGATATCCCTCCCTATCTCATTGCAGCAACGTTACGGGCAGTTCTCTCACAACGCCTCGTTCGGACGCTTTGTCCCCACTGTCTTCAAATCAAAAGTTTTGACCCGAAAATTTTTTCAACAATCGCCCCCGAGGTCGTGCTTCCACCTTTCAACAAAATCCGTGTTGGCGAATCGGTAGGTTGTAACCAGTGCTCGCATACGGGCTATAAGGGCCGACGTGCCATTATGGAAATTCTACCGATCAGCGAAAATATCCGCAAGATGATTGACCAACGGTGTAGCGAAGACGAAATTCGACAACAGGCCCAAAATGAGGGCATGGAAACATTACGTGACATCGCAATACAACACTATCTCGGTGGCACACTGGGCGAAGAGGCACTACGGTCGCTGCTCGCGGAAGTTGCCTAA
- a CDS encoding NAD-binding protein: protein MQKKSAAPGSVAVERFSNGLIEAQRIAVSASSSLVGKSLQEIRFTPQVRIGCIYRGDHYEFATSATRIMAGDLVTIFGPSQSVNSERQRLAPERYQSAQSVTIFGGGETTIALVKALLSPKFNLRIIENDLATCQTLAEHFPSVTVIHGSATSANLLREEQIGSVDYFVACTDRDEDNIMSSLQASHIGAKNIMFVVNKGDYDRMLKDISYKLGIQKFVSPRIATCLELEHYLSGEKCWEISSFDDHSGHFVQLEVAAHSPCIGKMLKEITWPQGAVVIALCHNFKTKVPAADDIILRRRSHGHRRPY, encoded by the coding sequence CGCAGCACCGGGCAGCGTTGCCGTCGAGCGCTTTTCGAACGGCCTCATCGAAGCTCAACGAATTGCGGTCAGTGCCTCGTCGTCGCTGGTCGGTAAATCACTACAAGAAATCCGATTTACACCACAGGTCCGGATTGGGTGTATCTATCGCGGTGACCACTACGAGTTTGCGACTTCGGCGACGCGTATTATGGCTGGCGATCTCGTCACGATTTTTGGCCCAAGCCAATCCGTAAATAGCGAGCGTCAGCGCCTGGCTCCCGAACGCTACCAAAGTGCACAAAGTGTTACTATTTTTGGTGGCGGAGAAACGACAATCGCGTTGGTTAAGGCACTACTTTCTCCAAAATTTAACCTCCGCATTATCGAGAACGATCTGGCGACTTGTCAAACACTTGCGGAACATTTTCCTTCTGTAACGGTTATTCATGGCTCTGCAACTTCCGCCAATCTTCTTCGTGAAGAACAGATCGGCTCCGTAGATTATTTTGTCGCCTGTACGGATCGCGATGAAGATAACATCATGTCATCGCTTCAGGCAAGCCACATCGGCGCCAAAAACATCATGTTTGTCGTCAATAAGGGCGACTACGACCGGATGCTAAAAGACATCAGTTATAAGCTGGGGATCCAGAAGTTTGTTTCGCCGCGGATCGCGACTTGCCTCGAACTCGAACACTATCTCTCAGGGGAAAAATGTTGGGAAATTTCCTCCTTTGACGACCACTCGGGGCACTTTGTTCAACTCGAAGTCGCCGCACATAGCCCCTGTATCGGGAAAATGCTTAAGGAGATCACGTGGCCCCAGGGCGCTGTTGTTATTGCGCTTTGCCACAATTTCAAAACCAAGGTACCTGCCGCGGACGATATCATTTTGCGCCGGCGATCACATGGTCATCGTCGTCCCTACTGA
- a CDS encoding HDIG domain-containing protein, protein MFGGKKLGREKFSESIYRWRSRSSFRDIPRGLNWNESRRRVLFWIGILSIIVSVICFWGQDLIWVQFVPNKPACLQIVAEVPFSYPSRIRTDHLREQRRSLVAPVYRIDSKQYDNFENDILRLDELLDSFPTMKLLTEADRFEVRKFVRQFNEKHETNIGPMDVETIVSGVDEYARTGILLEGLAMVRDILYDGVFDTSLGDQKNDQYFLNIEIEGSAAHRRSRTQGDAIRFFQRRILSIDANPEVLQALFRLLRTGVQPNIMLDDSATTAKIARAVQETPPVIERVSPGDVLVRVGSTVTEEDYERLLQYRKAIKDSSASKRSGLSPMNANRNFWEHLGVTFAVLATMFFFLQAAQRRLKILTPKEIALIVTLLLANLLLCRLIVWSFEVSALDSFATSQLKAAAALEEKESWLLKVLSDPIHLLPTLLPITLSCLLGTLLLRTYVGILLGITTAIFACLMVTQSAEFLIMALVVVCVSIYFSRHSYTRTQIIASGNISGIVFAAVSLVLELGSNLPKEIIFLQMVLAFCNCFFIALLVSAILPIFEGIFKCCTNIRLIELTDYSNPLLSKLQILAPGTYHHSLMVANLSEQAAINIRANPFLCRTLALYHDIGKIAKPEYFTENQSNNKNPHDEKTPFMSALIIKSHVKEGVAIAKAAGLPPRIIDGIMEHHGTSVIRYFYTKALKQQEEIKAREGAVPEALPSIEIEKSAFKYDGPRPRSKETLILSIADSIEAASRSLYNPTPQSIKSLVNKIIDGKISESQFDECSVTFKEIDELRQAFYFTLLNMMHSRVSYDDVKV, encoded by the coding sequence ATGTTTGGGGGCAAAAAGTTGGGCCGGGAAAAATTCTCGGAGTCGATTTACCGCTGGCGCTCCCGGTCGAGTTTCCGCGATATACCACGCGGCTTGAATTGGAACGAGTCGCGTCGCCGTGTACTTTTCTGGATCGGTATCCTTTCAATCATCGTTTCGGTAATCTGTTTTTGGGGACAAGACCTCATTTGGGTCCAATTTGTACCGAATAAGCCCGCATGCCTTCAGATTGTCGCAGAGGTTCCGTTTTCCTATCCCAGTAGGATAAGAACCGATCACCTTCGAGAACAGCGCCGGAGCCTCGTCGCGCCGGTCTATCGGATCGATAGCAAGCAGTACGATAATTTTGAAAACGATATTCTCCGTCTTGACGAGTTGTTAGATTCTTTCCCGACGATGAAGTTGCTCACGGAGGCCGATCGCTTCGAGGTCCGAAAATTTGTTCGCCAGTTTAACGAAAAACACGAAACGAATATTGGCCCCATGGATGTCGAAACTATTGTTTCTGGCGTTGATGAGTACGCCCGGACGGGGATCCTTCTCGAGGGATTGGCGATGGTCCGTGATATCCTTTATGACGGTGTATTTGACACCAGTTTAGGTGACCAGAAAAATGACCAATATTTTTTGAATATCGAGATCGAGGGTTCCGCGGCCCATCGGCGGAGCCGAACACAGGGGGATGCGATACGCTTCTTCCAACGCCGAATCTTATCAATCGATGCGAATCCGGAGGTATTGCAGGCGTTATTTCGGTTGTTAAGAACGGGAGTCCAGCCCAACATCATGCTTGATGATTCTGCAACGACAGCAAAAATCGCGCGTGCAGTTCAGGAAACACCGCCGGTTATCGAACGGGTTTCGCCGGGGGATGTACTGGTCCGCGTCGGTTCGACTGTTACGGAAGAAGATTATGAGCGACTGTTGCAGTATCGGAAAGCGATTAAAGATTCGAGCGCTTCGAAGCGTTCGGGCCTCTCCCCGATGAACGCCAATCGCAATTTTTGGGAACATCTCGGAGTGACTTTTGCTGTCCTTGCAACAATGTTTTTCTTTTTACAGGCCGCACAACGGCGACTCAAAATACTCACACCAAAGGAGATCGCACTTATCGTAACACTTCTCTTGGCCAATTTATTGCTCTGCCGCCTCATAGTATGGTCTTTTGAGGTCAGTGCTCTTGATAGCTTTGCGACGTCGCAATTAAAAGCCGCGGCAGCATTGGAGGAAAAAGAATCATGGTTACTGAAAGTCTTAAGTGATCCCATTCATCTATTGCCGACGCTTTTGCCGATTACGCTTTCCTGTCTCTTGGGTACACTTTTGTTGCGAACCTATGTCGGCATCTTGCTTGGGATTACAACGGCGATTTTTGCGTGTCTGATGGTTACACAATCGGCGGAATTTCTCATCATGGCGCTTGTTGTCGTCTGTGTCTCCATCTACTTTTCACGGCATTCCTATACGCGGACACAGATTATCGCCAGTGGTAACATCTCGGGAATTGTTTTTGCTGCGGTTTCACTCGTTTTGGAATTGGGCTCCAACTTGCCCAAAGAGATTATCTTTTTGCAGATGGTGTTAGCTTTCTGTAACTGTTTTTTCATTGCACTGTTGGTTTCTGCAATTTTGCCAATTTTTGAAGGTATTTTTAAGTGCTGTACCAATATTCGTCTCATCGAGTTGACGGATTACAGCAATCCACTCCTTTCCAAGCTACAGATTCTCGCCCCGGGGACCTATCATCACAGCCTTATGGTCGCGAATTTGTCAGAACAAGCGGCAATTAACATCCGCGCCAATCCATTCCTTTGCCGGACATTAGCGCTCTATCATGATATTGGAAAAATCGCGAAACCGGAGTATTTTACAGAAAATCAGAGCAATAATAAAAATCCTCACGATGAAAAAACACCGTTTATGAGTGCGCTGATCATCAAGAGTCATGTCAAAGAAGGAGTGGCCATCGCGAAGGCGGCGGGCTTACCACCTCGGATTATCGATGGGATTATGGAACACCACGGGACCTCCGTGATCCGATATTTTTACACGAAGGCGCTTAAACAACAAGAAGAAATCAAGGCGCGTGAGGGTGCGGTTCCGGAAGCACTCCCTTCGATTGAGATCGAGAAATCGGCCTTCAAGTACGATGGGCCGCGGCCACGATCAAAAGAGACGTTAATTCTGTCGATCGCCGATTCAATCGAAGCTGCTAGCCGATCGCTGTACAATCCGACGCCGCAGTCGATCAAGTCGCTGGTAAACAAGATTATTGATGGTAAGATCAGTGAAAGTCAATTCGATGAGTGTTCGGTAACGTTCAAGGAAATCGATGAGCTACGGCAGGCATTTTACTTTACGCTCCTCAATATGATGCATTCGCGCGTCAGTTACGACGATGTCAAGGTTTGA
- the lpxI gene encoding UDP-2,3-diacylglucosamine diphosphatase LpxI (LpxI, functionally equivalent to LpxH, replaces it in LPS biosynthesis in a minority of bacteria.): MGRFLPVAFDPKSATVAIIAGRGEYPLLLAQRVKARGINCRLIALEGEASEELQALFSKSEQAKANVGQLGKVLQLLKSFRATDVLMAGQIRPMRLFHGLKLDLLSFRLLRKLKECNAQTLFSTVCEQIEASGIRVLDARSFMEEDLVVRAKKFPVDRDVLEHGIRIATEVARLEIGQSVIVKNGTVLCVEGFDGTDAMLRRAKELKLEGMLFVKTSKIRHDFRFDVPIFGMTTLRLLREANIRAAALKSGETIILRQKEVLSQAKKMGVAVFGY; encoded by the coding sequence ATGGGGAGGTTTTTGCCCGTAGCATTTGATCCTAAAAGTGCCACTGTTGCGATTATTGCTGGGCGTGGAGAATACCCACTGTTACTTGCTCAACGCGTAAAAGCACGTGGTATTAATTGTCGCTTGATTGCGCTAGAGGGGGAAGCTTCCGAAGAGCTGCAGGCGCTTTTTTCAAAATCAGAGCAGGCAAAGGCGAATGTCGGACAACTCGGTAAGGTATTGCAATTGCTTAAATCATTTCGGGCGACCGATGTTTTAATGGCGGGGCAAATCCGCCCGATGCGGTTGTTTCACGGATTGAAGTTAGATCTGTTGAGTTTTCGTCTCTTGCGGAAGCTCAAAGAGTGCAACGCCCAGACTCTATTTTCGACGGTATGCGAACAGATCGAGGCAAGTGGTATACGTGTTCTCGATGCGCGTAGCTTTATGGAGGAAGACCTTGTCGTGCGCGCGAAAAAATTCCCCGTCGATCGTGATGTATTAGAGCACGGGATTCGCATCGCGACGGAGGTTGCGCGGTTGGAGATCGGACAGAGCGTGATCGTTAAAAACGGAACGGTGCTTTGTGTTGAGGGTTTTGACGGCACCGATGCGATGTTACGTCGCGCGAAAGAGTTGAAGCTCGAGGGGATGTTGTTCGTAAAAACCTCTAAGATCCGCCATGATTTTCGATTCGACGTTCCAATTTTCGGTATGACGACGCTCCGGTTGTTGCGAGAGGCCAACATCCGCGCCGCGGCGTTAAAATCGGGAGAAACGATTATTTTGCGACAGAAAGAGGTGCTATCCCAGGCAAAAAAAATGGGTGTCGCCGTTTTCGGTTACTGA
- a CDS encoding ABC transporter permease, whose amino-acid sequence MRWVFYWAWKNLFPSRRRGTFFTAMAIIGITLGVAVLVIVQSVMNGFQADIQKKLVETQGEVRVEARGVTDPQVLRKSLVNFKEITAMAPYAQGMVMLMYDDVPAFAYAKGITAEEPLVTGLERMLIPGSSSNLADDQIVIGENIAQRLGIQLGDTVTIYSPVSFEGLTHDEIIFPQELKVAGFFSAESYARDAVICSLTCMQKLYELEDGIHGMTLKVRKGALLAPLVQELQQKLGPEYVVVDWMHSNRDLLFTLRWEKTMMFFVLLFILLVASFSISSMLITNVVRKTREIGTVIAMGGRSWGIMGCFCIQSILIGMLGVTGGFSLGFTVLHYRDAIVHWLYHVLHWENAQHYLSQFTHLPVTYEIRDLVIISTFALLICIVAGLLPAFKAAHIDPAKALRYEQ is encoded by the coding sequence ATGCGCTGGGTCTTTTATTGGGCGTGGAAAAATCTGTTCCCGAGTCGACGGAGGGGAACGTTTTTTACGGCGATGGCGATCATCGGGATTACACTTGGTGTCGCGGTATTGGTGATTGTCCAAAGTGTGATGAATGGATTTCAGGCCGATATCCAAAAAAAGCTCGTTGAGACGCAAGGCGAAGTGCGTGTCGAAGCTCGAGGTGTTACAGATCCGCAAGTGTTACGGAAATCATTAGTGAATTTTAAGGAAATTACAGCTATGGCGCCCTATGCGCAGGGGATGGTTATGTTGATGTACGATGACGTACCGGCTTTTGCGTATGCGAAGGGCATTACGGCGGAGGAGCCATTGGTAACCGGATTGGAGCGTATGTTGATACCCGGTTCATCCTCAAACCTCGCCGATGATCAGATCGTAATCGGTGAAAATATCGCGCAACGCCTCGGGATTCAATTGGGCGATACCGTGACAATCTACTCGCCGGTTTCTTTTGAGGGTCTGACGCATGACGAAATTATTTTTCCTCAAGAGTTGAAAGTAGCAGGATTTTTTAGTGCCGAGAGTTACGCGCGCGACGCCGTCATTTGTTCCCTGACGTGTATGCAAAAACTCTATGAGCTGGAAGACGGAATCCACGGGATGACGCTAAAGGTCCGCAAAGGTGCATTGCTTGCACCGTTGGTACAGGAACTACAACAAAAATTGGGACCAGAATATGTCGTCGTCGACTGGATGCATAGCAACCGCGATCTCCTATTCACGCTGCGCTGGGAAAAAACGATGATGTTTTTTGTACTCTTGTTTATTTTGCTGGTCGCGTCTTTTTCCATTTCGAGTATGCTCATCACGAATGTCGTGCGTAAGACCCGCGAAATCGGGACTGTCATTGCTATGGGAGGACGCTCTTGGGGTATCATGGGCTGTTTTTGTATCCAGAGCATTTTGATTGGCATGCTTGGTGTCACCGGTGGGTTTTCTTTGGGATTTACAGTGCTCCATTACCGCGATGCCATTGTCCATTGGCTCTACCACGTGTTGCATTGGGAGAACGCACAGCATTATTTGTCGCAATTTACCCATCTGCCTGTGACTTACGAGATCCGCGACCTGGTGATTATTAGCACGTTTGCTTTGTTGATTTGTATCGTTGCAGGGCTGCTCCCTGCATTTAAGGCCGCGCATATCGATCCCGCAAAGGCTCTGCGTTACGAGCAGTAA